The following coding sequences are from one Deltaproteobacteria bacterium window:
- a CDS encoding Rieske 2Fe-2S domain-containing protein encodes MEPDSINRRSFLVLAGAGLAGFLYAGVRFLGRPKRDVPTLSNHSGAFEPASAARSGGLAPSLRPDGSYEIAEDAVEIGQGAVLAVAGAPLMMVRGEKTTRVFNATCTHLGCLVKWEASANRFFCPCHGGIYNADGKVLAGPPPAPLKEHKVKIADGKVVITVV; translated from the coding sequence ATGGAGCCGGATTCCATAAATCGCCGAAGTTTCCTGGTTCTGGCGGGCGCTGGCCTTGCCGGATTTCTTTACGCGGGGGTCCGGTTTCTGGGTCGCCCCAAAAGGGACGTGCCCACTCTTTCCAATCATTCAGGGGCCTTCGAGCCCGCGTCCGCCGCCCGGTCCGGCGGCCTAGCTCCGTCCTTGCGGCCAGACGGCTCATACGAAATAGCCGAAGACGCGGTGGAAATCGGCCAGGGCGCGGTCCTGGCCGTGGCGGGTGCGCCCCTCATGATGGTGCGCGGAGAAAAGACCACCCGTGTTTTCAACGCCACCTGTACGCACTTGGGGTGCCTCGTAAAATGGGAGGCGTCGGCCAATCGCTTTTTCTGCCCCTGCCACGGCGGAATCTACAACGCGGACGGCAAGGTACTGGCAGGCCCTCCGCCCGCTCCGCTTAAGGAGCACAAGGTGAAAATCGCCGACGGCAAGGTGGTGATAACCGTTGTGTGA
- a CDS encoding TetR/AcrR family transcriptional regulator, which translates to METYLNHTESKNGGDAKKGELARKKILWAARLIFARQPYHAASLRMIAKEGGFDHPLIRYYFPTKADLFKAVVAEVVEEFSEAHFRWIKGLDLFPPSKALPQLIARIVDYHYENPEGMNIIMQNISQMGRLSSIPGYEMLPDLLMKMRGNFRLKIPLSGPEAEIEQFYSSLFVTVVLYLGASSTTAQFLGLDSSDSGYRGWVKDSLVFQFLPWMARLALPSF; encoded by the coding sequence ATGGAAACTTATTTAAATCATACGGAATCGAAAAATGGCGGGGACGCGAAAAAGGGCGAGCTCGCACGTAAAAAAATCCTGTGGGCCGCCCGCCTCATCTTCGCAAGGCAGCCCTACCACGCGGCGAGCCTTCGCATGATCGCCAAGGAGGGCGGTTTCGACCACCCGCTCATCCGTTATTATTTTCCAACCAAGGCCGACCTTTTCAAGGCCGTGGTGGCCGAGGTGGTGGAGGAATTCTCCGAGGCCCATTTCCGGTGGATAAAAGGGCTGGACCTGTTCCCCCCCTCAAAGGCCCTTCCCCAGCTCATCGCCCGGATAGTGGACTACCACTACGAAAACCCGGAGGGCATGAACATCATCATGCAGAACATCTCCCAGATGGGAAGGCTTTCGTCCATTCCCGGCTACGAGATGCTGCCCGATCTTTTAATGAAAATGCGCGGCAACTTCCGCTTAAAGATTCCCCTTTCCGGCCCCGAAGCCGAAATCGAGCAGTTCTATTCCAGCCTATTCGTGACGGTGGTGCTCTACCTTGGGGCATCCTCCACCACCGCACAGTTCCTGGGCCTGGATTCCTCAGACAGCGGCTATCGCGGCTGGGTGAAGGACTCCCTGGTCTTCCAGTTCCTGCCCTGGATGGCCCGCCTTGCCCTGCCGTCGTTTTGA
- a CDS encoding GIY-YIG nuclease family protein, translating into MTKQPSVYIMASKRNGTLYIGVTSNLIKRAWEHKNNKVEGFTQTYGVHILVWYELHESMESAILREKRLKEWKRAWKLRLIEKANPEWNDLYPTIL; encoded by the coding sequence ATGACCAAACAACCATCTGTATACATAATGGCAAGTAAACGAAACGGAACTCTCTATATCGGTGTGACTTCAAATCTAATCAAGCGCGCATGGGAACATAAAAATAACAAAGTTGAAGGATTCACGCAGACCTACGGAGTGCATATTCTTGTCTGGTACGAACTACATGAAAGCATGGAGTCAGCCATTTTGAGAGAAAAGAGGCTTAAAGAATGGAAAAGGGCATGGAAATTGAGACTAATCGAAAAAGCTAATCCCGAATGGAATGATTTGTATCCGACAATTTTATGA